One window of Aedes aegypti strain LVP_AGWG unplaced genomic scaffold, AaegL5.0 Primary Assembly AGWG_AaegL5_hic_scaff_1901_PBJ_arrow, whole genome shotgun sequence genomic DNA carries:
- the LOC110680828 gene encoding diphthine--ammonia ligase-like — MRVVALVSGGKDSTYNMMQVTAEGHQVIALANLHPKDKDELDSYMYQTVGHQGIEKLAQAMELPLYRRITRGNSINTKGNYEPTEDDEVEDLYELLRQVKEERNVEAVAVGAILSDYQRVRVENV; from the exons ATGCGGGTCGTGGCACTTGTGAGCGGTGGCAAGGACAGCACCTACAACATGATGCAGGTCACTGCCGAGGGGCACCAGGTGATCGCCCTGGCGAACCTGCATCCGAAAGACAAAG ATGAGCTCGACAGCTACATGTACCAGACGGTGGGCCACCAGGGCATCGAGAAGCTGGCCCAGGCCATGGAACTGCCTCTGTATCGGCGGATAACGCGGGGGAACTCGATCAATACCAAGGGCAACTACGAGCCGACCGAGGACGACGAGGTGGAGGACCTGTACGAGCTACTGCGGCAAGTTAAGGAGGAACGGAACGTGGAAGCGGTCGCGGTCGGGGCCATCCTGTCCGATTACCAGCGGGTGCGAGTGGAAAATGTGTAA